In Ciona intestinalis unplaced genomic scaffold, KH HT000026.1, whole genome shotgun sequence, a single genomic region encodes these proteins:
- the LOC100179089 gene encoding trypsin-like, giving the protein MKLIIIFALVAAVVAEDKIIGGQLTQPGDLPYIANLRQYGSQFCGGSLINKMWVMSAAHCYVKAHRITVVVGDYNLDVVENTEQEQTPNECIKHPMYNSHTLANDIMLIKMATPYTLTQYVQPANMPNSINDAPAVGDECEVCGWGNVLSDGTDYPSKPYCVDGIYVISTDVCNGQDSYDGEILDGMLCIGVMGGGKDSCQGDSGGPVTCSGVLQGVVSWGYGCAQPDYPGVYTEVAYFLDWIDSTMASN; this is encoded by the exons ATGAAGCTAATCATCATTTTCGCTCTCGTTGCTGCAGTTG TTGCTGAAGATAAGATCATTGGTGGGCAACTAACCCAACCTGGTGATCTGCCTTATATTGCAAACCTACGTCAATATGGCAGCCAATTCTGTGGGGGGTCGCTCATCAACAAAATGTGGGTGATGTCGGCGGCTCATTGCTACGTCAA AGCACACAGAATCACCGTTGTTGTTGGTGATTACAATCTTGATGTTGTAGAGAACACAGAACAAGAACAAACACCAAATGAATGCATTAAACATCCAATGTATAACTCCCATACTCTGGCCAACGACATCATGTTAATTAAGATGGcg ACACCGTATACATTGACCCAATACGTCCAACCTGCAAATATGCCGAACTCTATAAATGACGCTCCTGCTGTTGGGGATGAATGTGAAGTCTGTGGGTGGGGAAATGTACTTTCTGATG GTACCGATTACCCAAGCAAGCCATACTGTGTTGATGGTATCTATGTGATTAGCACTGATGTATGTAACGGTCAAGATTCCTACGATGGTGAGATACTGGATGGTATGTTGTGCATAGGAGTGATGGGGGGTGGGAAAGATTCATGCCAG GGTGATTCTGGTGGCCCAGTTACCTGTAGTGGAGTTCTTCAAGGTGTTGTATCCTGGGGTTATGGTTGTGCACAACCTGACTATCCAGGGGTTTACACAGAAGTCGCATACTTCCTTGATTGGATTGATTCAACAATGGCTAGTAACTAA
- the LOC100183795 gene encoding inhibitor of growth protein 3 isoform X2 has translation MLYLEDYIELIEHLPSDLRERFTDMREMDLQVQNSVDSLDDKVKKLFQKCFMKKTKITGADQVYEEIRNEYYKALEDADEKVQLANQIYDLVDRHLRKLDQELSKFKMELEADNAGITEVLEQRSLELDNPQSQQRTSLQKERRKHAVGGTPHTSTSNTVTINNGDGPPEKKIKSEQILKSELLAHLQDNSNLEYTTKVLNEVAEIGGREVAGFPIHYHEVENEMKENQSSAQPTRRTSLVKHEIKIESRTSEYDRISVDSLDANEQVSDSSICSATGGAVHRPFRAKKQTSKAAAWVQQRQQAEARLEQRKKETATVTDSNDPGVEVIGESSNVEWNFDPNEPRYCLCNQVSYGEMVGCDNDKCPIEWFHYGCVGLEQAPTGKWFCPQCTQTMKRRNKNK, from the exons atgttgtacCTTGAAGATTACATTGAGCTCATTGAACATCTGCCATCAGATCTACGGGAGAGGTTCACTGATATGAGGGAGATGGATCTACAG GTCCAAAACTCGGTTGATTCCCTGGACGACAAAGTCAAGAAATTGTTCCAAAAATGTTTCATGAAGAAAACTAAGATCACGGGCGCTGACCAAGTTTACGAGGAAATCCGAAACGAATATTACAAAGCATTGGAGGACGCTGATGAAAAG GTCCAACTAGCAAACCAAATATACGACTTGGTCGATCGACATCTGCGTAAATTAGATCAAGAATTATCCAAGTTTAAGATGGAGCTTGAAGCCGACAATGCCGGGATAACTGAGGTGTTGGAACAGAGATCGCTCGAGTTGGATAATCCACAATCACAACAAAGGACCAGT TTACAGAAGGAACGTCGCAAACACGCTGTTGGGGGAACCCCCCACACCAGTACCAGCAACACGGTGACCATAAATAACGGCGACGGCCCGCctgaaaaaaagattaaatcggaacaaatattaaaatcggAGTTACTCGCTCACCTCCAGGATAATTCCAATCTTGAATATACGACCAAAGTGTTGAATGAAGTGGCGGAAATAGGGGGGAGGGAGGTGGCTGGCTTCCCCATTCATTATCATGAAG TTGAAAACGAGATGAAAGAGAATCAGTCATCCGCGCAACCCACCCGACGCACTTCACTGGTTAAGCATGAAATCAAGATCGAGTCACGCACCAGCGAATACGACAGAATAAGCGTTGACTCGCTTGATGCGAACGAACAAGTTAGCGACTCAAGTATTTGCTCCGCCACCGGGGGTGCTGTACACCGCCCGTTTCGAGCGAAAAAACAAACTTCGAAAGCAGCAGCTTGGGTGCAGCAACGACAACAAGCAGAAGCAAGATTGGAGCAGCGGAAAAAAGAAACAGCAACCGTTACCGATAGCAACGACCCTGGCGTCGAGGTCATAGGTGAAAGTTCAAATGTGGAATGGAACTTTGACCCCAATGAGCCGAGATATTGTTTATGTAACCAAGTGTCGTACGGTGAAATGGTGGGATGCGATAACGATAAATGTCCTATTGAATGGTTCCATTATGGCTGTGTGGGGTTGGAGCAAGCACCCACTGGGAAATGGTTCTGCCCACAATGCACACAAACAATGAAAAGaaggaataaaaacaaatag
- the LOC100183795 gene encoding inhibitor of growth protein 3 isoform X1, producing MLYLEDYIELIEHLPSDLRERFTDMREMDLQVQNSVDSLDDKVKKLFQKCFMKKTKITGADQVYEEIRNEYYKALEDADEKVQLANQIYDLVDRHLRKLDQELSKFKMELEADNAGITEVLEQRSLELDNPQSQQRTSLQKERRKHAVGGTPHTSTSNTVTINNGDGPPEKKIKSEQILKSELLAHLQDNSNLEYTTKVLNEVAEIGGREVAGFPIHYHEGWCGLFTAEIPGGSRRQIENEMKENQSSAQPTRRTSLVKHEIKIESRTSEYDRISVDSLDANEQVSDSSICSATGGAVHRPFRAKKQTSKAAAWVQQRQQAEARLEQRKKETATVTDSNDPGVEVIGESSNVEWNFDPNEPRYCLCNQVSYGEMVGCDNDKCPIEWFHYGCVGLEQAPTGKWFCPQCTQTMKRRNKNK from the exons atgttgtacCTTGAAGATTACATTGAGCTCATTGAACATCTGCCATCAGATCTACGGGAGAGGTTCACTGATATGAGGGAGATGGATCTACAG GTCCAAAACTCGGTTGATTCCCTGGACGACAAAGTCAAGAAATTGTTCCAAAAATGTTTCATGAAGAAAACTAAGATCACGGGCGCTGACCAAGTTTACGAGGAAATCCGAAACGAATATTACAAAGCATTGGAGGACGCTGATGAAAAG GTCCAACTAGCAAACCAAATATACGACTTGGTCGATCGACATCTGCGTAAATTAGATCAAGAATTATCCAAGTTTAAGATGGAGCTTGAAGCCGACAATGCCGGGATAACTGAGGTGTTGGAACAGAGATCGCTCGAGTTGGATAATCCACAATCACAACAAAGGACCAGT TTACAGAAGGAACGTCGCAAACACGCTGTTGGGGGAACCCCCCACACCAGTACCAGCAACACGGTGACCATAAATAACGGCGACGGCCCGCctgaaaaaaagattaaatcggaacaaatattaaaatcggAGTTACTCGCTCACCTCCAGGATAATTCCAATCTTGAATATACGACCAAAGTGTTGAATGAAGTGGCGGAAATAGGGGGGAGGGAGGTGGCTGGCTTCCCCATTCATTATCATGAAGGTTGGTGTGGTTTATTTACAGCAGAAATCCCTGGAGGCTCACGTAGACAAA TTGAAAACGAGATGAAAGAGAATCAGTCATCCGCGCAACCCACCCGACGCACTTCACTGGTTAAGCATGAAATCAAGATCGAGTCACGCACCAGCGAATACGACAGAATAAGCGTTGACTCGCTTGATGCGAACGAACAAGTTAGCGACTCAAGTATTTGCTCCGCCACCGGGGGTGCTGTACACCGCCCGTTTCGAGCGAAAAAACAAACTTCGAAAGCAGCAGCTTGGGTGCAGCAACGACAACAAGCAGAAGCAAGATTGGAGCAGCGGAAAAAAGAAACAGCAACCGTTACCGATAGCAACGACCCTGGCGTCGAGGTCATAGGTGAAAGTTCAAATGTGGAATGGAACTTTGACCCCAATGAGCCGAGATATTGTTTATGTAACCAAGTGTCGTACGGTGAAATGGTGGGATGCGATAACGATAAATGTCCTATTGAATGGTTCCATTATGGCTGTGTGGGGTTGGAGCAAGCACCCACTGGGAAATGGTTCTGCCCACAATGCACACAAACAATGAAAAGaaggaataaaaacaaatag
- the LOC100182379 gene encoding GPI ethanolamine phosphate transferase 3-like isoform X2, with amino-acid sequence MLSCTGEPQFKRICIFLLPIISIWVGIALYSKGFLLTRHELGTFNSCENGTKCWEKHELPYNKVILVIIDALRFDFAKYGEGVDVPYRNKLKVFRDLARNEGCGKARLFRFHADAPTTTMQRIKGMFTGGFPTFIDISNNFASSHITEDNILDQVGGRIVFMGDDTWMTLFPGRFERSYPFPSFDVKDLHTVDNGILKHLFNEIKTKDWNLIIAHFLGVDHCGHRYGPLHPEMGSKLEQMDEMLRLVVERMDDETLLLVMGDHGMTQTGDHGGDSVDETTSALFAYSPLGGFDGNLGNDLCLGGVVQQVDLVPTLSYIFNTSIPSSNLGTIVMDLFDPNTTNHQDMLHVNLDQAETYLTNYNQQFNIFNTEDFLTLKNLLQNAKSGQNPKHMISALERARELCKLVWACFNVPYMVVGLLFVATQCLWCVAYTYFTKRTQKLSVFLTALTTVISMVSIFHQKFITFSLFSTICLFILTVTNILHNFKTFKKFTRNLFLQFILVTLVYLTHQALYASNSFVINEDKIQQYFFTSVIFFLFMKDLTKMTPPKTTKNIKFTKLLTHHLLLPCILYLMLLIIIRVSSVFQICRPEQHWCYKFSTQESTSGLEESFKVGQTQLNTSLVSLFSIIGLIYFILKSSGNLRNKLSPAVVVTTKLLPFTAVLIFLDWQIQAIDQKVLEQLPPFYSTFLPRCSFVILLFSLLWWIVNPLAVHLMHPGRGGQYRDELTGEDLIAKYFQKLRDDNDVLERGRKGLPAVFGLYRVLSSALLGFNGILMFVLLMLLGPTHSHSMLLLCTCTWMLLEVTTDNRKSHTVPWGVVAIWTMSSSVWWFGTGHQASVTTLPWHAAFVAVKGNHPTVVLPAVMVGANVFASQVLHTVLLPLLLLWPITRRRQRDNSVCDNEFDFMTLQCFWNSIHDLFMKHTMLHCMKMFCCMVASFILRRHLMVWQIFAPRYLFELLSFFVVCLTSVFIYFFIIRVVCCVERWVEKTNKILRN; translated from the exons ATGTTAAGTTGTACTGGTGAACCACAGTTTAAAAGGATTTGTATTTTCCTGCTTCCCATCATATCTATATGGGTGGGCATTGCTTTGTACAGTAAAGGATTCTTATTAACAAGACATGAACTTGGAACGTTCAATTCTTGCGAGAACGGCACAAAATGTTGGGAAAAGCACGAACTACCATACAACAAAGTTATCTTAGTGATAATTGATGCATTAAGGTTCGACTTTGCAAAGTATGGCGAGGGTGTTGACGTCCCGTATCGGAATAAACTGAAAGTGTTTCGAGATCTGGCTCGCAATGAAGGATGTGGGAAGGCAAGGCTGTTCAG GTTCCACGCAGACGCTCCCACCACCACTATGCAACGCATCAAGGGGATGTTCACTGGAGGTTTCCCCACATTTATCGACATCAGTAATAACTTTGCATCCTCTCATATAACGGAGGATAATATACTTGATCAAGTTGGTGGGAGGATTGTATTTATGGGAGATGATACCTGGATGACACTGTTCCCTGGAAG GTTCGAACGTTCATATCCGTTCCCCTCCTTTGACGTGAAGGATCTTCACACGGTAGATAACGGGATATTGAAGCATTTATTCAACGAGATCAAAACTAAGGATTGGAATTTAATCATTGCTCATTTCTTGGGGGTTGACCACTGTGGGCATAG ATACGGCCCCCTTCACCCCGAGATGGGGTCGAAACTCGAACAAATGGATGAAATGTTGAGGTTGGTGGTTGAGAGGATGGATGATGAGACCTTGCTGTTGGTGATGGGAGATCATG GCATGACGCAAACAGGGGACCATGGAGGCGACAGTGTCGATGAAACGACATCAGCGTTGTTCGCATATTCCCCACTAGGTGGCTTTGATGGTAACCTTGGTAACGACTTGTGTTTGGGGGGTGTTGTACAACAG GTTGATCTTGTGCCAACATTATCTTATATCTTCAACACTTCAATTCCTTCATCCAATCTTGGAACTATAGTTATGGATTTATTTG ATCCAAACACAACCAACCACCAAGATATGTTACATGTTAATCTTGATCAAGCAGAAACTTATTTAACGAATTACAACCAACaattcaacatttttaacacagaagattttttaacgctaaaaaatttattgcaaaacGCAAAAAGTGGTCAAAATCCAAAACACATGATATCTGCACTAGAGAGAGCTAGAGAGCTATGCAAATTAGTTTGGGCTTGTTTCAATGTTCCTTATATGGTGGTAGGATTGCTCTTCGTTGCCACCCAGTGCTTGTGGTGTGTGGCATATACATATTTTACGAAACGAACACAAAAATTATCGGTTTTTCTAACTGCCCTTACCACTGTGATTTCAATGGTTTCTATTTTCCATCAAAAATTCATAACTTTTTCTCTATTTTCCAcaatttgtctttttattttaactgttacaaacattttacataatttCAAAACCTTCAAAAAATTTACccgaaatttatttttgcaatttattttagtaacCCTTGTATATTTAACCCACCAGGCCTTATATGCTTCCAACAGCTTTGTAATCAATGAAGACAAAAtccaacaatattttttcacttctgtcatttttttccttttcatGAAAGACCTTACAAAAATGACACCCCCCAAAACCaccaaaaacattaaattcaCAAAACTTTTAACCCACCATCTTCTACTACCATGCATTTTGTACTTAATGCTTCTTATTATTATTCGAGTGTCGTCAGTTTTCCAAATATGTCGTCCTGAACAACACTGGTGTTACAAATTTTCAACCCAAGAATCAACATCAGGATTGGaagaaagttttaaagttgGGCAAACTca ATTAAACACCTCACTTGTTTCCTTATTCTCCATCATTGGGTTGATttacttcattttaaaatcgAGTGGCAACTTACGCAACAAACTTTCTCCTGCCGTTGTTGTTACCACCAAGCTCCTACCTTTTACCGCTGTGTTGATCTTCCTGGATTGGCAAATTCAAGCTATTGATCAAAAG GTTTTGGAACAACTTCCGCCGTTCTATTCGACTTTTCTACCTCGATGTTCATTCGTTATTTTGCTCTTTAGCTTACTCTGGTGGATTGTAAACCCCCTTGctgtacacctcatgcaccCTGGcag AGGAGGGCAGTACAGAGATGAGCTGACTGGGGAGGATTTAATCGcgaaatattttcaaaaactgCGAGATGACAACGATGTTTTAGAGAGAGGTAGAAAAG GTTTGCCTGCAGTGTTTGGTTTGTATCGTGTCTTATCATCAGCTTTGCTTGGGTTTAATGGGATCCTTATGTTTGTGTTGTTGATGTTACTTGGACCAACTCACTCGCATTCAATGCTGTTGTTATGTACGTGTACGTGGATGCTGTTGGAGGTTACAACTGACAACAG GAAGAGCCACACTGTACCATGGGGAGTTGTAGCAATATGGACGATGTCATCATCAGTGTGGTGGTTTGGCACCGGTCACCAAGCATCGGTTACAACTCTTCCATGGCATGCTGCGTTTGTTGCAGTGAAGGGGAATCACCCAACGGTAGTTCTACCAGCTGTGATGGTTGGGGCAAATGTTTTTGCTTCTCAGGTTTTGCATACAG TTTTGCTTCCGTTATTATTATTGTGGCCGATCACACGAAGGCGACAAAGAGACAATAGTGTTTGTGACAATGAATTTGACTTTATGACATTACAATGTTTCTGGAATTCAATTCATGATTTGTTTATGAAACACACAATGCTGCATTGTATGAAG ATGTTTTGTTGTATGGTGGCTTCCTTTATATTGAGAAGACACTTGATGGTGTGGCAGATCTTCGCTCCGAGATATTTATTTGAACTCCTGTctttctttgttgtttgtttgacctcggtttttatttatttcttcattaTTCGGGTTGTGTGTTGCGTGGAAAGATGGGTGgaaaaaacgaataaaattCTCAGGAATTAA
- the LOC100182379 gene encoding GPI ethanolamine phosphate transferase 3-like isoform X1: MLSCTGEPQFKRICIFLLPIISIWVGIALYSKGFLLTRHELGTFNSCENGTKCWEKHELPYNKVILVIIDALRFDFAKYGEGVDVPYRNKLKVFRDLARNEGCGKARLFRFHADAPTTTMQRIKGMFTGGFPTFIDISNNFASSHITEDNILDQVGGRIVFMGDDTWMTLFPGRFERSYPFPSFDVKDLHTVDNGILKHLFNEIKTKDWNLIIAHFLGVDHCGHRYGPLHPEMGSKLEQMDEMLRLVVERMDDETLLLVMGDHGMTQTGDHGGDSVDETTSALFAYSPLGGFDGNLGNDLCLGGVVQQVDLVPTLSYIFNTSIPSSNLGTIVMDLFDPNTTNHQDMLHVNLDQAETYLTNYNQQFNIFNTEDFLTLKNLLQNAKSGQNPKHMISALERARELCKLVWACFNVPYMVVGLLFVATQCLWCVAYTYFTKRTQKLSVFLTALTTVISMVSIFHQKFITFSLFSTICLFILTVTNILHNFKTFKKFTRNLFLQFILVTLVYLTHQALYASNSFVINEDKIQQYFFTSVIFFLFMKDLTKMTPPKTTKNIKFTKLLTHHLLLPCILYLMLLIIIRVSSVFQICRPEQHWCYKFSTQESTSGLEESFKVGQTQLNSSLVSLFFIIGLIYFILKSSGNLRNKLSPAVVVTTKLLPFTAVLIFLDWQIQAIDQKVLEQLPPFYSTFLPRCSLVILLFSSLWWIVNPLAVHLMHPGRGGQYRDELTGEDLIAKYFQKLRDDNDVLERGRKGLPAVFGLYRVLSSALLGFNGILMFVLLMLLGPTHSHSMLLLCTCTWMLLEVTTDNRKSHTVPWGVVAIWTMSSSVWWFGTGHQASVTTLPWHAAFVAVKGNHPTVVLPAVMVGANVFASQVLHTVLLPLLLLWPITRRRQRDNSVCDNEFDFMTLQCFWNSIHDLFMKHTMLHCMKMFCCMVASFILRRHLMVWQIFAPRYLFELLSFFVVCLTSVFIYFFIIRVVCCVERWVEKTNKILRN; encoded by the exons ATGTTAAGTTGTACTGGTGAACCACAGTTTAAAAGGATTTGTATTTTCCTGCTTCCCATCATATCTATATGGGTGGGCATTGCTTTGTACAGTAAAGGATTCTTATTAACAAGACATGAACTTGGAACGTTCAATTCTTGCGAGAACGGCACAAAATGTTGGGAAAAGCACGAACTACCATACAACAAAGTTATCTTAGTGATAATTGATGCATTAAGGTTCGACTTTGCAAAGTATGGCGAGGGTGTTGACGTCCCGTATCGGAATAAACTGAAAGTGTTTCGAGATCTGGCTCGCAATGAAGGATGTGGGAAGGCAAGGCTGTTCAG GTTCCACGCAGACGCTCCCACCACCACTATGCAACGCATCAAGGGGATGTTCACTGGAGGTTTCCCCACATTTATCGACATCAGTAATAACTTTGCATCCTCTCATATAACGGAGGATAATATACTTGATCAAGTTGGTGGGAGGATTGTATTTATGGGAGATGATACCTGGATGACACTGTTCCCTGGAAG GTTCGAACGTTCATATCCGTTCCCCTCCTTTGACGTGAAGGATCTTCACACGGTAGATAACGGGATATTGAAGCATTTATTCAACGAGATCAAAACTAAGGATTGGAATTTAATCATTGCTCATTTCTTGGGGGTTGACCACTGTGGGCATAG ATACGGCCCCCTTCACCCCGAGATGGGGTCGAAACTCGAACAAATGGATGAAATGTTGAGGTTGGTGGTTGAGAGGATGGATGATGAGACCTTGCTGTTGGTGATGGGAGATCATG GCATGACGCAAACAGGGGACCATGGAGGCGACAGTGTCGATGAAACGACATCAGCGTTGTTCGCATATTCCCCACTAGGTGGCTTTGATGGTAACCTTGGTAACGACTTGTGTTTGGGGGGTGTTGTACAACAG GTTGATCTTGTGCCAACATTATCTTATATCTTCAACACTTCAATTCCTTCATCCAATCTTGGAACTATAGTTATGGATTTATTTG ATCCAAACACAACCAACCACCAAGATATGTTACATGTTAATCTTGATCAAGCAGAAACTTATTTAACGAATTACAACCAACaattcaacatttttaacacagaagattttttaacgctaaaaaatttattgcaaaacGCAAAAAGTGGTCAAAATCCAAAACACATGATATCTGCACTAGAGAGAGCTAGAGAGCTATGCAAATTAGTTTGGGCTTGTTTCAATGTTCCTTATATGGTGGTAGGATTGCTCTTCGTTGCCACCCAGTGCTTGTGGTGTGTGGCATATACATATTTTACGAAACGAACACAAAAATTATCGGTTTTTCTAACTGCCCTTACCACTGTGATTTCAATGGTTTCTATTTTCCATCAAAAATTCATAACTTTTTCTCTATTTTCCAcaatttgtctttttattttaactgttacaaacattttacataatttCAAAACCTTCAAAAAATTTACccgaaatttatttttgcaatttattttagtaacCCTTGTATATTTAACCCACCAGGCCTTATATGCTTCCAACAGCTTTGTAATCAATGAAGACAAAAtccaacaatattttttcacttctgtcatttttttccttttcatGAAAGACCTTACAAAAATGACACCCCCCAAAACCaccaaaaacattaaattcaCAAAACTTTTAACCCACCATCTTCTACTACCATGCATTTTGTACTTAATGCTTCTTATTATTATTCGAGTGTCGTCAGTTTTCCAAATATGTCGTCCTGAACAACACTGGTGTTACAAATTTTCAACCCAAGAATCAACATCAGGATTGGaagaaagttttaaagttgGGCAAACTca ATTAAACAGCTCACTCGTTTCCCTATTCTTTATCATTGGGTTGATttacttcattttaaaatcgAGTGGCAACTTACGCAACAAACTTTCCCCTGCCGTTGTTGTAACCACCAAGCTCCTACCTTTTACCGCTGTGTTGATCTTCCTGGATTGGCAAATTCAAGCTATTGATCAAAAG GTTTTGGAACAACTTCCGCCGTTCTATTCAACTTTTCTACCTCGATGTTCGTTGGTTATTTTGCTCTTTAGCTCACTCTGGTGGATTGTAAACCCCCTTGCTGTTCACCTCATGCACCCTGGcag AGGAGGGCAGTACAGAGATGAGCTGACTGGGGAGGATTTAATCGcgaaatattttcaaaaactgCGAGATGACAACGATGTTTTAGAGAGAGGTAGAAAAG GTTTGCCTGCAGTGTTTGGTTTGTATCGTGTCTTATCATCAGCTTTGCTTGGGTTTAATGGGATCCTTATGTTTGTGTTGTTGATGTTACTTGGACCAACTCACTCGCATTCAATGCTGTTGTTATGTACGTGTACGTGGATGCTGTTGGAGGTTACAACTGACAACAG GAAGAGCCACACTGTACCATGGGGAGTTGTAGCAATATGGACGATGTCATCATCAGTGTGGTGGTTTGGCACCGGTCACCAAGCATCGGTTACAACTCTTCCATGGCATGCTGCGTTTGTTGCAGTGAAGGGGAATCACCCAACGGTAGTTCTACCAGCTGTGATGGTTGGGGCAAATGTTTTTGCTTCTCAGGTTTTGCATACAG TTTTGCTTCCGTTATTATTATTGTGGCCGATCACACGAAGGCGACAAAGAGACAATAGTGTTTGTGACAATGAATTTGACTTTATGACATTACAATGTTTCTGGAATTCAATTCATGATTTGTTTATGAAACACACAATGCTGCATTGTATGAAG ATGTTTTGTTGTATGGTGGCTTCCTTTATATTGAGAAGACACTTGATGGTGTGGCAGATCTTCGCTCCGAGATATTTATTTGAACTCCTGTctttctttgttgtttgtttgacctcggtttttatttatttcttcattaTTCGGGTTGTGTGTTGCGTGGAAAGATGGGTGgaaaaaacgaataaaattCTCAGGAATTAA